One stretch of Deltaproteobacteria bacterium DNA includes these proteins:
- a CDS encoding helix-hairpin-helix domain-containing protein has translation MYPSFLKAFLSLFVLTLSYLVPFFVHPFGQDFKLKKESNPWVNLLQSSPLLSEERAEEINSLSAPARLSLGEKIKLNQATVKDLGYLPGIGEKTAEKIIAERQRVGAFKKLEDLMHIKGIKEKKFAKIKPQLEL, from the coding sequence TTGTATCCTTCTTTCCTCAAGGCCTTCCTGTCTCTTTTTGTGCTCACCCTTTCTTATCTTGTCCCTTTTTTTGTGCATCCTTTTGGGCAGGATTTTAAACTGAAAAAAGAGTCTAACCCTTGGGTAAACCTCCTCCAATCTTCTCCACTCTTGTCTGAAGAGAGGGCCGAAGAAATTAATTCCCTCAGCGCCCCAGCACGATTGAGTTTAGGTGAAAAAATAAAACTCAATCAAGCCACAGTGAAAGATTTGGGATATCTCCCTGGTATTGGTGAAAAAACGGCGGAAAAAATTATTGCAGAACGCCAGCGAGTGGGGGCTTTTAAGAAGTTGGAGGATTTAATGCACATTAAGGGAATAAAAGAAAAAAAGTTTGCTAAAATTAAACCCCAGTTGGAACTTTAG